Proteins encoded within one genomic window of Argiope bruennichi chromosome 7, qqArgBrue1.1, whole genome shotgun sequence:
- the LOC129974885 gene encoding kunitz-like toxin PcKuz2, translating into MIPILLLLLFSYSAMLISSEDEEISDPNFDPKVCNLESDYGNGKNTTPVIRWHYHNSTQTCQPFVYSGSGGNGNNFKSFDMCYIRCFLVPNKTRDEKE; encoded by the exons ATGATTCCAATCTTGTTACTCCTCCTCTTCAGTTATTCTGCTATGCTAATTAGTAGCGAAGATGAAGAAATTTCGGATCCAAATTTCGATCCTAAAG TTTGTAATTTAGAAAGCGATTACGGCAACGGCAAAAACACTACACCCGTAATAAGATGGCACTACCACAATTCAACGCAGACCTGCCAGCCCTTCGTGTACAGTGGATCAGGAGGAAATGGAAACAATTTCAAAAGCTTCGACATGTGCTACATAAGATGCTTTCTAGTTCCGAA TAAAACCCGCGACGAGAAAGAATGA